Proteins co-encoded in one Arachis hypogaea cultivar Tifrunner chromosome 13, arahy.Tifrunner.gnm2.J5K5, whole genome shotgun sequence genomic window:
- the LOC112791985 gene encoding probable methyltransferase PMT5, producing MRSSWFNKLFIIIGPKPPLSWLVVCLISVLALIALLSSSPSSSSAIDSATRNPASIVYSNYRRIKEQTAADYLELTSVSSAGGAKPRELGICGKERENFVPCHNVSANLLSGFKGGEEFDRHCEASRGLERCLVRPPKDYKIPLQWPIGRDVIWSGNVKLSKDQFLSSGSMTKRLMLLEENQIAFHSEDGLIFDGVKDYSRQLAEMIGLGSDADFLQAGVQTVLDINCGFGSFGAHLLSLKIMAVCIAAYEATGSQVQLALERGIPAMIGNFIARQLPYPSLSYGMVHCAKCGIIWDEKNGMFLIEVDRVLKPGGYFVLTSPTIRPQGSSSREKNRIMLNPMEELTQQLCWTLLAQQDETFIWQKTADVDCYSSRKQRGIQLCKGDDTHLYYHPIVPCISGTSSRHWIAIQNRSIGSELSPAELEIHGVQPEEFYEDMQFWRSAVNNYWSLLTPLIFSDHPKRPGDEDPMPPYNMIRNVMDMNANYGGLNAALLEEKKSVWVMNVVPARATNALPLILDRGFVGVMHDWCEPFPTYPRTYDMLHANGLISHLASESCNMLELFLEMDRILRPEGWIILSDTMWAIELARKLATQLRWEARLIDLQNGSDQRLLVCQKQFVKK from the exons ATGAGAAGCTCCTGGTTCAATAAATTGTTCATAATTATTGGTCCAAAACCGCCACTGAGCTGGTTAGTCGTGTGTCTGATCAGCGTGCTAGCTCTAATTGCATTGTTAAGTTCTTCTCCGTCTTCTTCCAGTGCCATTGATTCAGCAACTCGTAATCCAGCATCAATCGTCTACTCTAACTACAGAAGGATAAAAGAGCAAACAGCCGCTGATTATTTGGAGCTGACGTCTGTGTCGTCCGCTGGTGGCGCTAAGCCGAGGGAACTGGGAATTTGTGGAAAGGAGAGGGAGAACTTTGTGCCCTGCCACAATGTCTCTGCCAATTTGTTGTCTGGGTTTAAAGGAGGGGAGGAGTTTGATCGGCATTGCGAAGCGTCGAGGGGACTGGAGAGGTGTTTGGTTCGCCCTCCCAAGGATTACAAGATTCCCCTGCAATGGCCGATTGGCCGGGATGTTATCTGGAGTGGGAATGTGAAGTTAAGCAAAGATCAGTTTCTTTCCTCTGGAAGTATGACCAAAAG GTTGATGCTACTAGAAGAGAACCAAATTGCTTTTCACTCAGAGGATGGCTTGATCTTCGATGGTGTGAAAGATTACTCTCGCCAGCTTGCAGAGATGATAGGTTTAGGAAGTGATGCTGATTTTCTCCAAGCTGGT GTTCAAACTGTACTAGATATTAATTGTGGATTTGGTAGTTTTGGAGCTCATTTGTTGTCACTGAAAATAATGGCAGTCTGTATTGCGGCATATGAGGCAACTGGCAGCCAAGTCCAATTGGCACTTGAGAGAGGCATCCCTGCTATGATTGGCAACTTTATTGCAAGACAGCTTCCATATCCGTCATTATCGTATGGCATGGTTCACTGTGCTAAATGTGGCATCATTTGGGATGAAAAAA ATGGAATGTTCCTTATAGAGGTTGATCGTGTTCTTAAACCTGGAGGATATTTTGTTCTAACATCGCCCACAATCAGGCCACAGGGCAGTTCATCACGGGAGAAAAATAGAATCATGTTGAACCCAATGGAAGAGCTGACCCAGCAACTCTGTTGGACTCTTCTAGCTCAGCAAGATGAGACTTTCATCTGGCAAAAGACTGCTGATGTTGATTGTTATTCATCTCG GAAGCAGCGTGGTATACAGCTATGCAAGGGAGATGATACCCATTTATATTATCATCCTATTGTACCATGTATCAGTGGGACCTCTAGCAGGCACTGGATTGCAATACAGAACAGATCCATTGGATCTGAGCTGAGCCCAGCTGAACTTGAAATTCAT GGAGTTCAGCCTGAAGAATTTTATGAAGACATGCAATTCTGGAGATCAGCAGTCAATAATTATTGGTCATTGCTTACACCACTAATTTTCTCTGACCATCCAAAGAGACCTGGAGATGAAGACCCAATGCCTCCATATAACATGATACGAAATGTTATGGATATGAACGCTAATTATGGAGGTTTAAATGCTGCTCTTCTAGAGGAGAAAAAATCGGTGTGGGTTATGAATGTTGTTCCCGCCAGGGCTACTAATGCACTTCCTCTTATACTAGATAGAGGTTTTGTTGGTGTTATGCATGACTG GTGCGAACCTTTCCCCACCTACCCCCGGACATATGATATGCTTCATGCGAATGGTCTCATCTCACATCTCGCATCAGAGAGTTGCAACATGCTAGAATTATTCTTGGAGATGGATAGAATATTACGTCCAGAG GGATGGATAATTCTTTCTGATACTATGTGGGCTATAGAGTTGGCTCGGAAGCTTGCAACACAGCTACGTTGGGAGGCCAGGTTAATTGATCTTCAGAATGGCAGTGACCAACGGCTTCTTGTATGCCAGAaacaatttgtgaaaaaataa
- the LOC112791986 gene encoding 14-3-3-like protein GF14 iota, with translation MSTEKERETQVYLAKLSEQAERYEEMVECMKTVAKLDLELTVEERNLLSVGYKNVIGARRASWRIMSSIEQKEESKGNEANVKIIKGYRQKVEEELSKICSDILDIIDHHLIPSSHSGEATVFYYKMKGDYYRYLAEFKTEQERKEIAEQSLKAYEAASATANSDLPSTHPIRLGLALNFSVFYYEIMNSPERACHLAKQAFDEAIAELDTLSEESYKDSTLIMQLLRDNLTLWTSDLPEDGGEEFKPVEEASKPTEPES, from the exons ATGTCTAccgagaaggagagagagactcAGGTTTACCTAGCCAAGCTTTCTGAGCAGGCTGAAAGATATGAAG AGATGGTAGAATGCATGAAGACAGTGGCAAAGCTGGATCTGGAACTGACAGTGGAAGAGAGGAACCTGCTGTCAGTGGGATACAAGAACGTGATTGGTGCAAGAAGAGCTTCATGGCGCATCATGTCTTCAATCGAACAGAAGGAAGAGTCAAAGGGGAATGAGGCCAACGTCAAAATCATCAAGGGTTACCGCCAAAAGGTGGAGGAGGAGCTTTCCAAGATCTGCAGTGATATTCTCGACATCATTGACCAccatctcattccttcttccCACTCTGGAGAAGCCACTGTTTTCTACTACAAGAT GAAAGGTGACTACTATCGTTACCTTGCTGAGTTCAAGACTGAGCAAGAAAGGAAAGAGATAGCTGAACAGTCACTCAAGGCATACGAG GCTGCTTCAGCAACTGCAAACTCAGATCTTCCATCAACACATCCAATCCGTCTTGGACTTGCACTCAACTTCTCAGTGTTTTATTATGAGATCATGAACTCTCCTGAAAG GGCTTGCCATTTGGCAAAACAAGCATTTGATGAGGCAATTGCGGAGTTAGACACATTGAGTGAAGAGTCATACAAAGACAGCACTTTGATCATgcaattgttgagagacaatctCACTCTCTGGACCTCCGATTTGCCTGAGGATGGAG GTGAAGAATTCAAACCAGTAGAAGAAGCATCAAAACCTACCGAACCTGAGTCCTAA
- the LOC112791987 gene encoding PLASMODESMATA CALLOSE-BINDING PROTEIN 2 yields the protein MALFLYFLLLLALTGHSNALYCLCKDGVGDQALQKAIDYACGNGADCSAILQNGACYQPNTVKDHCNYAVNSYYQRKGNAQDSCDFSGAASTSQNPPSTSSGCVYPSSPSNAGSGSTTPSTGTPGTSPSTTPSTGTGTGNGTGTGTGFGTGSPTGVFGISPSSSTGVNDGSGAALSPLQGTKTMFLMSLFLTLLLVLRV from the exons ATGGCCCTTTTCCTCTATTTCCTGCTTCTCTTGGCCCTCACTGGCCATTCAA ATGCTCTGTACTGTTTATGCAAAGATGGTGTAGGTGATCAAGCACTTCAGAAAGCAATAGATTATGCTTGTGGGAATGGAGCTGattgtagtgctattctccaaaatGGAGCTTGTTACCAACCAAACACTGTGAAAGATCACTGTAACTATGCTGTTAATAGCTATTACCAAAGGAAAGGTAATGCTCAAGATAGCTGTGATTTTTCTGGTGCTGCTTCCACTAGTCAAAATCCACCTT CTACATCTTCTGGTTGTGTTTACCCCTCAAGTCCTAG CAATGCTGGATCAGGCTCTACAACACCCTCAACCGGTACACCAGGAACATCACCTTCCACTACACCATCAACAGGCACCGGCACCGGCAACGGCACCGGCACTGGCACCGGTTTTGGAACAGGGAGTCCTACTGGTGTGTTTGGAATAAGTCCATCATCTTCAACTGGTGTCAATGATGGGAGTGGAGCTGCTTTGAGTCCTTTACAAGGCACCAAAACCATGTTTCTAATGTCCCTTTTTCTTACCTTATTGTTAGTCTTGAGGGTCTAG
- the LOC112791989 gene encoding alpha/beta hydrolase domain-containing protein VTE7 isoform X1, with translation MMGALSLAYPFSRVTATKVSEAQAKPNNGFPSFLPKQVHTIKDPFARNLAMRIHRLPVSVKFSENPIMSSCVKPLMIQNKANPVVLLHGFDSSCLEWRYTFPLLEEAGFETWAFDILGWGFSDLAEKLTSCDVVSKREHFYQFWKSYIKRPMILVGPSLGSAVAIDFAVNYPEAVEKLVLIDASVYTEGTGNLATLPRLIAYAGAYVLKSVPLRLYANYLTFNDISFSTSLDWTNIGRLHCLFPWWEDATVDFMISGGYNVVSQIRKVKQKTLVIWGENDRIISNKLAVQLHCELSDAIIRQIPDCGHLPHVERPASVVKFIIEFVQRETKLVNQCVSAE, from the exons ATGATGGGTGCTTTATCATTGGCATATCCATTCAGCAGAGTCACAGCCACCAAAGTAAGTGAAGCTCAAGCTAAACCTAACAATGGCTTCCCTTCGTTTCTTCCGAAGCAAGTTCACACTATCAAAGACCCCTTTGCTCGAAACCTCGCCATGCGTATTCACCGGCTACCCGTTTCT GTTAAGTTCTCAGAGAATCCTATCATGAGTAGTTGTGTGAAGCCATTAATGATACAGAACAAGGCAAATCCAGTTGTCCTTCTTCATGGTTTCGACAG CTCATGTTTAGAATGGAGATATACATTTCCATTGCTTGAGGAGGCTGGTTTTGAGACATGGGCCTTTGACATTCTCGGTTGGGGATTCTCCGATCTAG CAGAAAAACTTACTTCATGTGATGTGGTATCAAAGCGCGAACACTTCTATCAG TTTTGGAAGTCTTACATCAAAAGGCCAATGATATTGGTTGGACCAAGCCTTGGCTCCGCTGTCGCCATTGATTTTGCAGTCAATTATCCGGAAGCT GTGGAAAAGCTTGTTTTGATTGATGCTAGTGTATATACAGAGGGAACAGGAAACCTAGCAACCTTACCTAGACTTATAGCCTATGCCGGG GCATATGTATTGAAGAGTGTTCCATTACGGTTGTATGCAAACTATTTGACGTTCAATGACATTTCTTTCAGTACTAGCCTTGATTGGACTAAT ATCGGCCGCTTGCATTGTTTGTTTCCATGGTGGGAGGATGCTACAGTGGATTTTATGATTAGTGGTGGTTATAATGTTGTTTCCCAGATAAGAAAG GTAAAGCAGAAAACACTTGTCATTTGGGGAGAGAATGATCGGATCATCAGCAATAAGCTTGCTGTG CAACTGCACTGTGAGTTATCTGATGCAATTATACGCCAAATACCAGATTGCGGCCACCTTCCACATGTCGAAAGACCAGCTTCTGTCGTCAAATTCATTATTGAGTTTGTTCAGAGAGAAACCAAGTTAGTAAATCAATGTGTTTCAGCAGAATGA
- the LOC112791989 gene encoding alpha/beta hydrolase domain-containing protein VTE7 isoform X2, which yields MMGALSLAYPFSRVTATKVSEAQAKPNNGFPSFLPKQVHTIKDPFARNLAMRIHRLPVSVKFSENPIMSSCVKPLMIQNKANPVVLLHGFDSSCLEWRYTFPLLEEAGFETWAFDILGWGFSDLEKLTSCDVVSKREHFYQFWKSYIKRPMILVGPSLGSAVAIDFAVNYPEAVEKLVLIDASVYTEGTGNLATLPRLIAYAGAYVLKSVPLRLYANYLTFNDISFSTSLDWTNIGRLHCLFPWWEDATVDFMISGGYNVVSQIRKVKQKTLVIWGENDRIISNKLAVQLHCELSDAIIRQIPDCGHLPHVERPASVVKFIIEFVQRETKLVNQCVSAE from the exons ATGATGGGTGCTTTATCATTGGCATATCCATTCAGCAGAGTCACAGCCACCAAAGTAAGTGAAGCTCAAGCTAAACCTAACAATGGCTTCCCTTCGTTTCTTCCGAAGCAAGTTCACACTATCAAAGACCCCTTTGCTCGAAACCTCGCCATGCGTATTCACCGGCTACCCGTTTCT GTTAAGTTCTCAGAGAATCCTATCATGAGTAGTTGTGTGAAGCCATTAATGATACAGAACAAGGCAAATCCAGTTGTCCTTCTTCATGGTTTCGACAG CTCATGTTTAGAATGGAGATATACATTTCCATTGCTTGAGGAGGCTGGTTTTGAGACATGGGCCTTTGACATTCTCGGTTGGGGATTCTCCGATCTAG AAAAACTTACTTCATGTGATGTGGTATCAAAGCGCGAACACTTCTATCAG TTTTGGAAGTCTTACATCAAAAGGCCAATGATATTGGTTGGACCAAGCCTTGGCTCCGCTGTCGCCATTGATTTTGCAGTCAATTATCCGGAAGCT GTGGAAAAGCTTGTTTTGATTGATGCTAGTGTATATACAGAGGGAACAGGAAACCTAGCAACCTTACCTAGACTTATAGCCTATGCCGGG GCATATGTATTGAAGAGTGTTCCATTACGGTTGTATGCAAACTATTTGACGTTCAATGACATTTCTTTCAGTACTAGCCTTGATTGGACTAAT ATCGGCCGCTTGCATTGTTTGTTTCCATGGTGGGAGGATGCTACAGTGGATTTTATGATTAGTGGTGGTTATAATGTTGTTTCCCAGATAAGAAAG GTAAAGCAGAAAACACTTGTCATTTGGGGAGAGAATGATCGGATCATCAGCAATAAGCTTGCTGTG CAACTGCACTGTGAGTTATCTGATGCAATTATACGCCAAATACCAGATTGCGGCCACCTTCCACATGTCGAAAGACCAGCTTCTGTCGTCAAATTCATTATTGAGTTTGTTCAGAGAGAAACCAAGTTAGTAAATCAATGTGTTTCAGCAGAATGA
- the LOC140177773 gene encoding uncharacterized protein, translating into MACKSETQTDVAATVHTPEFLNGLKSSNLPNHEIKLKVGIPIMLLRNIDHSSGLCNGRGTRLIITQLGKRVIEAKVITSSNAGQKVFIPRMNLSPSDHKIPIKFNRRQFPILVSYAMTINKSQGQSLSNVSLLLRKPVFSYGQLYTALSRITTRQGFKILIFNEA; encoded by the coding sequence ATGGCTTGCAAGTCCGAGACACAAACAGATGTTGCTGCAACTGTTCACACCCCTGAATTTCTCAATGGTCTCAAGTCTTCCAATCTTCCAAACCACGAAATCAAATTGAAGGTTGGTATACCGATTATGCTTCTTAGAAACATTGATCATTCTTCGGGTTTATGCAATGGGAGGGGGACACGGTTGATTATTACTCAGCTAGGGAAACGAGTTATTGAAGCCAAAGTAATTACCAGTAGTAATGCAGGACAAAAAGTGTTCATACCACGTATGAACCTGTCCCCTTCTGATCATAAGATCCCCATTAAATTTAACCGAAGACAGTTTCCTATACTGGTTTCCTATGCTATGACCATAAATAAGAGTCAAGGTCAATCTTTATCTAATGTAAGCTTACTTTTAAGGAAGCCTGTTTTTAGCTACGGTCAACTGTACACGGCTCTTTCTCGAATAACAACCAGACAAGGTTTcaaaatactaatttttaatgAAGCATGA
- the LOC140177774 gene encoding uncharacterized protein, producing the protein MDYPDMPFPNINFEDGVSCDLSNNNLINEELLYDRQDLGSKYLLNLAKMTTEQKNVYDTIINSVDRGEGGLYFLHGYGGTGKTFIWQTLAASLHSKGQIVLTVASSGITSLLIPGSRTAHSSFAIPLIVDQFSTCNITQGSQLAELIVKSKLIIWDETPMVNKFCFEALDCTMRDLLKIVNSNSENLPFCGKTVVFGGDFRQILPVIPKGSRQDVVNATINSSYLWDHCKVLKLTQNMRLKGSNNIEESDQSLREFAYWLLKIRDGKIGEISYGIGRIKIPDDILIKDWINPVEAVVTSTFKNYIEDSDDEKKL; encoded by the coding sequence ATGGACTACCCTGACATGCCTTTTCCTAACATTAATTTTGAGGATGGGGTTTCTTGCGATCTTTCAAATAATAACCTAATCAATGAGGAATTGTTGTACGACAGACAAGACTTAGGGTCAAAGTATTTATTAAATCTTGCGAAGATGACCACTGAGCAAAAGAATGTTTACGATACTATTATCAACAGTGTCGACCGGGGTGAGGGTGGTTTATACTTTCTACATGGCTACGGTGGTACAGGGAAGACATTCATATGGCAAACTCTTGCTGCATCTTTGCATTCGAAAGGCCAAATTGTATTAACAGTTGCTTCTAGTGGTATAACCTCTTTGTTAATTCCTGGCAGTAGAACGGCTCATTCTAGCTTTGCAATCCCTTTAATTGTTGACCAATTTTCAACTTGCAACATTACACAAGGAAGCCAATTAGCTGAGTTGATAGTCAAATCTAAGTTGATTATATGGGATGAAACTCCAATggttaataaattttgttttgaagCTCTTGATTGTACCATGAGAGATTTGCTTAAGATTGTGAACTCCAATAGTGAAAATCTACCATTTTGCGGTAAAACAGTTGTGTTTGGAGGTGATTTTCGACAGATTTTACCTGTAATACCTAAAGGTTCGAGACAAGATGTAGTTAATGCAAccatcaattcatcttatttgtGGGATCATTGTAAGGTGTTAAAGTTGACTCAAAACATGAGATTAAAGGGATCTAACAACATTGAAGAATCTGATCAAAGTTTAAGGGAGTTTGCATATTGGTTATTGAAGATAAGAGATGGAAAGATTGGTGAGATTTCTTATGGTATTGGTAGAATCAAAATTCCAGATGACATCTTGATAAAAGATTGGATTAATCCAGTTGAAGCTGTTGTAACATCTACATTCAAGAACTACATTGAGGATTCAGATGACGAGAAGAAATTATAA